Genomic DNA from Chanos chanos chromosome 6, fChaCha1.1, whole genome shotgun sequence:
AGGGCATACATATAGATACATGTAtgtacagatagatagatagaaagagagagagagagagagagagagagagagagagagagagagagaagggcataAAAATACAGTGCATTTTATGGACATCTAAATTTAGTGGCCCAACCCCTTTAGATGGATTGAGATTCATCAGAGTGATGAATGTTGAATTAATCTGTTAATGCCACATTTTAAGGCCACAGAAATTCCCTGTGAGCgtaaaatgaacatttcctTAACGAAAACAGGAACAGTATAGATTTAGGGAAGTTCATGGTTTCCAGACCACTggctgacatttttttcctctcactttcaaaaaatcacaaattgTGAATGTAACAAAATTTTTGACATCAAAATACAGCAAGAGTGTTTATGACAAGACTTTTTGATTTGGATAATGTTAATGTTTCCTAGAAAAACCTACAAACCTAAACTACAAAGACTTCTTAAAAATTGCCCGCAGGTTAGGTCATTTGGCAAATTCTTTTATAAACcacacagtgattcagtgacTTTTATCATTTCTCAAATTATCATAGTGTTTCTTAGTCAtaccctaaaaaaaacaaaagaaacaaaaactttttCATAAAGCAGTTTCACAATCATGGATCTTAGATTAAACTACACATTCAACTCAGGTAACTCTACAAATCAGAGCAAGCACATTGCATATTTCCAATTACCTCTATGTCTTTTATGTCACTGATGCTCTGTGATTAACTGAAAATCAATGGTCCTGTGGTAGTGGGTTGGAGCGTAAGgaaagtttaaatgaaaaatgtattgcaCTCAAGAGCCAAAgtaaaaggggaaaagagaacTGGCATCCCTCTTATTACAGAAAGTAAGTCATCAGTGTACTCTAGAGGAGTTTTCATTACTATGTGCTTGCGCTTAATTGTGTGACAAGTTCAAAGATCTTTGGTGTTCCTTTAGCCGCAGCCATTGCCAATACACATTGTTCATCTTCCTTCAGCGCAAATACTTGGATTCAAACTTAGAGACAGAATTTATTGTGTTCCCTCGTTCATTCCAAACAcactcagcttttttttccctcataaaAATGAAGAAGTAAAATCCAATCACCCAAATGGTCCTCGAGACACCTGTCAGACTCTGATTTTGGTCTCTTCCAATTACTTTGCTCTTCCAAAGAgagaatggatagagagagagagagagagagagagagagagagcactgggaGTGGGAGACCTATGCTGCAGTGAGCAGAACATCCCTCCCCCTTGAACTGACAAGAACCTCCGCATCAGAAAagggagtagaggagagagagaggagaaggagagagaaagagagagaaagatgtgaagagagagcgaaagaaagaagCCATTAAGTCAGTTTACAGTTTAGTCTTTCCTTTTGCCACTTGGTGTCTACATAGTCCAACAatactgtaaaacacacttcagtttccaccagagagagagacagagagagagacagagagaggaagaggggtaGATGAGTGActacagcactgagagagaacataatGCATAATTTGTGCcttgagagaagaaaaaacggAAGACCGGCGTGAAAAAAGGTGTTTGTGACCCTTTTTGACAGAGCCCTGGGACACTAGCTGCGTGAGTTGGGGATACAGAGCAAGACTCAGACATGTCGTCCTCTCCGGGCATGGAACCTTGGGAGCATGTGGATATGATGTACATCTCCATTGAAAGTACCATAGCACTGGCCTCTGTACTGGGCAACGTACTGGTGGTACTGGTGGTGGGCCTAAACAGGGCGCTGCGAGATCCCACTTTCTGCTTCATTGTCTCCTTGGCTCTGGCCGACATCGCTGTGGGGGCTTTGGTGATACCTTTGGCCATTGTCATTAGCCTGGGGCTGAAGACACAGTTTTACTCTTGCCTCTTCCTCTCGTGTCTACTTCTCATCATCACTCAGAGCTCCATCCTTTCATTACTGGCCATTGCCATTGATCGCTACTTACGCGTAAAGATCCCGACCAGGTGAGTCttattcatcttcatcacaGCCACCACACTGTCACTTTTTCTTCCCTGTGcaactgctttctctctcatgcttccCTCACAAGGCGACGGCAGAGGGTTATTAAGGtaatcaaataaacacatccTTATGAGTCACGGAGATGCATCTCTACTGTTGTTGGTTTGTGGACAGATCTTTCTGAGAGGCCAGTCTGGAAGAAGCAGTAAATCATTTGAGGCTTTTGTTTATTCAAGGTGACAAGTAGCTGTAATGGGCAATGCAAGCTCCTGACCAGTGTCACTTTTGCCTTTTGTTGCTCTGGAACAATCACGAGTCTCCCATGAACTTGACTTTGTTTTATAACGCTTATTTACTGGTTTTACTGTTTATGTTCATGTGCTGGTGAAGCCAGTTAAGTCTTTCAATATGCTATTCCTGcattatttctctttcagactgCTGGAGAGTCATATATCTTCGCCAGGCTTAATGCAAATCGATAGGCAAGACATGGAGAGCTTTTAACTAGATTAAAAAGCCTGTGTTTGTCACAGGAAATAATGTCCAAAGAtggtttgtttgcattttggcAGCGGTTCTAGCCTCTTATTTGTGTGCTGGATCAAAGGACGGAGCAAAGAATTTGTGGAGAGGGatttatctccttttttttctaaatatactgtaaatataaattcaAACACTTCTGACCGATCATGATGACTGAGAAAATTTCGAACTTAACATTGCATATAAagtgttactttttttaaaaaattaatacaGTGTACCATAAATGtaatctgtgtttaaatgagagaaaacattccAGTAAAGTTAGAAATacacaatcatttttaaaacagcatgttaatcttttcttttcttctctctgcaggtACAGTATCATAGTAACACAACAGCGggcgtgggtgggtgtgtgtttctgctggcTGCTCTCAGCAATCACCGGGTTGGTGCCCATGTTCGGTTGGCACAACTACGACCCGACAGCCGGAAACAGCAGCGATACCGTCATCGCGTGTAAGTTCATGACGGTCATGCGGATGGACTACATGGTCTACTTCAACTTCTTTGGTTGGGTGGTGGTGCCACTCACCATCATGACCTGCCTCTACGCCGAGATTTTCCGCGTCATCCGTCGCCAGCTCAACCTCCGCGCCGAGGCCACCAGCGACGCGGACAAATACTACCAGAAGGAGCTGAAACTGGCCAAATCGCTGGCGttggttctgtttctgttcgCTCTCTGCTGGTTGCCCCTGCATATCATGAACTGCATCGTCTTCTTCTGCCCAGAATGTGACATGCCCAAAAGTGCCATGTATGTGGGTATCTTCATGTCCCACGTCAATTCAGCGGTCAACCCGCTGGTCTACGCTTTTCGGATCCAGCGTTTTCGCGTCACCCTCCTGCAGATAGCACGCCGCTTCTTGCTTTGCAAGGGTGCCAATGCCAGCCCGTGCCAACAGTGCCCTGCCCCGATTACAGAGAAAACCCAGGTCAATCTGTAGCAACACAGACTGCATACACTGGCTAAAAAGAATGCTTATGTTGAGTACTGGCCCTTAGGCATGATTTTTTGGGTCTTCTCAACAGTGCCTGACTGTCAGCGAAGGCAGTGATGTGATTTGTGGTTCTTTGAAAAGCCTTACCAACACGAggagatatttaaaaaaagagagttaaTCAATGTTTTAGGAGAATAGATAAACGAGCAGGACGCAGGTCAGACAAGAATGCTATGTGGAGTAAGGGCAGCCATGTGTGCTAATGACATGGTTTTAAGGGTTCTGTTTGATATGATTATGTTGCCAAATCAAATATGTCAAATTGATTTGACTATTATGCAAATGTTTCTTTCAATTTGACTATTATGGTTCAGACATTTCTGAATCCATGCAGAGATAGTGATGCACTAGTAAAGAAATCCAAGATCATCTTCAGCATATGACTACATGGATGGTGGAAAGTCTGCTTGGCTATGTCTTTCAGGAAACCCTCATGAATGTCACCTTCATACTGCCATTAAACATTTTCTATATAGTGAAAACCAAAGAGCAGAAATGATTAACCTTTGGAGTAGTGGGAGATGGAACAGTAATAAAGATTTTGTGGGATGGGTTAAGACTTTTCAATGAAGGTTACAAGTGATGTCTTATCACATGTAATAATGGCATGCACAGACAAATAGAGGTTTGGTAACATTTCCAAAGCTGTAGATAATCATTCCATCTATGTAGATATTGCTAgatacatttttgtctgtacaTCTTTACTCACACATAGCTGTATATCTTTGAATTGGTTCTGTGAACCAGATAAGAATAAGACTAAGACTAAGACTAAGACTAAGactaagaataagaataagaataatacaTCAGATTTTAATGTGACTTCATATTTGCCGCAAATACAATTCATAACAAAGGGTTAGCTTTCATTTTGCACTCAGCTTCCACAATGTTTTGAATATGTGAACAGTGTCTAGCAGGATAATGGACTATTTCTCTGAAAGGACAGTCTCCTGTCGAAACAGTTTAATGAAGCAGAGATCTGCTCCACACTGTACATTGCAGAACATTCCACAAAAGATGTTCAGGTCTGCAGATTATGGAGACAATAAAAAGTGTTTGGTTTCATTCTGGCGTTCATGAAATCACCTGTTAATAATGTAACAGCAGACATGGGAGCACTATCATCAAGGAATACAAGAATATTTAGAATAATGTTCGTAGTACCTGGTCACCTAAATTTGCTTTCTATTCCTTGACGATAATTCTGTCATGTAGATTTATAATCACCCAGATAAAGgggaaaaagttaaaaaagagaacTCATCTGAACATATTACTTTGATCCACTGCTCGTAAGTCTAACTATCACTGTCATAGGGCTACATGCAACtgcttttcctgttttctgttgCAATATTACTTCACTCTGGATGTTCTGACATGATTTTTGACGCTGTTCTCCTTGGCTCATACAATCATTTCAACATTTCCCTGACTGACCCACCTGTAGTTTTTCACAAACcacttgacctctgacctcaaaGTCTGTTTGGTCCCATGTTGCTTTAGAatattaaatgttcatttttatagAAATATGTTAGTGTTGATAGCATCAGTTATTTAACCAATTAACATGTGTGGATTATTAGTTATGTGTTTGACTTCATTTGAATACTGATCCAAATCCAGCCTCTGGGTACACTGGGAGATGGGAACAATTTGAAAAAACAGTCAGCAGCTAATTATGGACAAATATTTGGTCTGTAACAATGATGAGTAATTCAGTTAAGTTATTGATTTGTCATCACTCAAATGAGAGATATAAAGAGGAAATTGCAAAGCATTTTTGCAAATGGGAATCCTCAGAGGTTTTTATAGAGCAGTAGAGCTGGACAGCCAGACGGTGCCTGAAATGAATACtatgaaacatttgtttatttgtcttgaGAATTCATCTCATGTTCTGAGGGTAAAACCACATGCCGTCTTGTCAAGAACATTTGACTGCAGTAGATTCAACAGTTGACTTTTATATGACTTATATTACTCTTTTCTTTGGCTGTGTCAGATCTGCTTTGTCATCCAACTATGATGCAAATattttgaataatgaatgaaataattcCAAAGTACATGCAACGGTCAAGTATTTGGGGTGTCCAGGAAGTGTTAATTCCAGTAATATTTCACAAGTCCCATTCCAATTCTCAAGTCCACCACATCCACAGTCCACAGATTTTTCAAAGGTAAAcaaagtactgttttttttgccagccactatttgtttttgttgtgtttgttgtgttctttGATGAGAACAAAATGGATGAGTCCTAAGGACCATGGTTAGATTCAGGAGCGGATGAAGCGTGTCACACCGCCACCTCTGATTTGACCAATCAGCACTCTTCTTTGCCAGCCTACTAACCACCAGCTCAACCCATTCACAGACTGATTATCATGCACACCTGTCTCTTGTTCATGGACTTATTTAGATCACAGTACATACACCCCATTGTTTCACTCAGTTCCTTGCCATGAGTTCCTACTATGGAGTTGCTAAATCTTTTcagtcctgtttgtgtttgcatctcCATGTTTCCACCCTGCTCTCTTGCCTGGTTTTGATTATCAGTCTTACCTGTGAAAACCTGGTTTTCATGTACTGAACTTTGACCTATTTGTGCTATTTGATCTTGGACGATATCCTCAATAAAAATCTACTTCAAATATGCATTCTGCTCCACACAGTCATCGTGACAAGTCATGATGTCATAAAAACAATGCGtagccaatgaaaaaaaatacagtccCAGTTCTCTAAAATCTGTCTAAAATCTGGGCCTGACATGTATGTAACCTGTTTCATAAGCTGACCATATATtcaacatttgaaaatattttgttatggTTTTGTTATAGTATactctttaaatatttttatctgTAATATTGGTTGAAAAGCTCAAAgactttcattttgaaatatattgTCTCTTGAAAATATCTGCGTGTGATGCACTGATCCGCATCAGTTAATTATGGAGTCTCAGTTCAGTCTCCCCCATTCAGATCACTGTCATGGTTGTGTAGAGCAAATTTCCTTTTTACACCAAATGGTTCATTTCCAGTGCATGCCTATTTTCAAGTGATGTAGAATTTCCTGAGCTTGTCACCTGATCcatgttttacttttaataACAGCCCAGTCCTGTATTGCCTTCCAGTAGGAAGCATTAACATAAATGGTTCATTTGGGGTATTTCTGCATACAGATAAGAATGCCTGCACAGAGGTTAACAACCATCCAACACTGACCATTTCCTGGTACATTTATACCATGTGTACACTTGCTGGATAAATCCCAGTTTTTCTTGTGCCTAAGGACCTTCTCAATTTTATTCATACAAGAAAATTTATATCTCCTTCCACACAACTTTGATAAATGAAGGCCTTACTCTTTCTGCAAGGCtgtcttgatgtgtgtgtgtgcgtgtgtgtgtgtgtgtgtggagggggggagaggCAGATACGCCATATTTCTGCTTTTCTGGAGCAAAACTTGTCACATGTCATGCTCAAGggcacaaaaacaacaacaaatgaaaaagcagaGACGTTACAACTCTCCAGTTCTGAGCTAAACCCCCCATACGCCCACTCCCACCCTTCCCAGCAGCCTGCCAAGGATTCCAACACCTCATAGTTCATAATCTGGAGCCCCAACTCCTCACAACATAGGGTGTCTATAAAATTACAGTTATAAGTCCTTAGTTCAGCACAGAGAATACCAGTAAagtttttcaaatgaataaacTGTCTAGAATGATCATGAAGCCATCAGTCACAATCAAAAAATGCCAAAGCTCTGTAATGCAATATGCTATATGTTGAATACGATACACAAAGCTATATACAATTTGATAAATGAACAATCAGCCCATCTTGTGGTTCACTTTTGAACTGTAACAAAGCCTACAATTTAAGGTGTAAAAAGCGGCATAATAATTTTATGTACAGACCTAGCCGTTtacaaaatgtgtaaaaatgccaGGTCATTCAGCAACTCAAACATACCATTATTTTGATTACAGGGAGGCCCCTCATATAAGTGGTAATATTCAAGACAATTGTTAAAACTCATAGCCAAGTTAAAACCACTTGCAGTGTTTCAATTTgagattttatttaaacaaagttGTAGCGAAACTATCTATCAAGTTCTTTGCTTTATAAAAATGTTCGTTATTAGCcttttgcatttgtttataaCAGTGCTGTAGCATCAATACATTACAACAATGAGATACAGAAGGTTGCAGGATACCTTTACCAGCATGTTTTTCGttgcacaaaaaaaattgcttttgcAAAGCTGAGTAAACCTAAGACATCGTGGCGAACTAAATACTGCATCGTCTTGCACAGATTTCCTAAaacatcaaagtaaaaaaaaaaatgcaggaaGGCAGAAAGTAGGAACAGAGAAGAATTACAAGAGATTAGTTTGGTCTGACAACCACTAAAAGGTGGCACAAGTGAATGGTGTAGTACACTCTGCTATGAAGCCTTGACAGGAAGTGCCAGTCTGAGCAGAAGCAGAGTTTGGGACAAGCAGCAGTGTGGCTGAGGCACTGAGCAAAACTACCCAAACCCTCCAAGAGAACCAAAGACAAGTGAAAGAGGGAATGGTGTTCCTCAGACCCCAAGGTCCTGCTCAGGGGACCGGACCTTTGCTGAAGGAAATGTCCCAGTGTCTAATAGACATGGAGGCTTTTTGCTGAAGGAAATGTCCCAGTGTCTAATAGACAtggtgtcacgctggtggtgtggtgcaggacccaagtgcaaagacacaatgacgaaggtgacaaaacagaggactttacttaaaataaagatcaaaatacaagtacaaactGGAACGAACCCGATAACAAAagggtgcagcataacagtgtgctcaaaacacaaacaacgatagacaaaggacaaggcaaacactagggctttaaatacaagggagaactcaACAGGGCAAAGcatgattggtagaaattaacaaggttaataaatgagacaaacaggaacaggtgaggggcggagacagacacagaacaagagcacaaagacatatcaaactaaaagtccaaaatggaggtgcaggctgtgacacatgGAGGCCTTTTGCAGGATGCTCATTCAAAAAGCACAGGGCAAAGACCCAATTTGGCACTCCAGTTATATCAGTAAGCTACTGTACTGAACAGAGTGGAAGAACAGCAAGAAAACAAAGCTGCTGGAGGCTTTACAGCTGAGCACGGACATTAAACACCTGTTTATGGtcaacaaacacagctgtgtacaGACTATATGTGAACTCAGAGTGAGACAAAAGCATCAGATGTAGACAAAAATGTAATCATGTTCTGTTCATAATGACTGCATCACTCTTTCTCACTACTGTTTCCAACACTCctcccccatacacacacacacacacacacgcacacacgcacaaacacacctcctctGTATAATCTATCTCACTCTtattcagattttaaaaaaataaataaataaaaattgctTCATGACTATGATAAGAGTGAGTCTTGTCATGAATCTATGAAACTACTTGAGTATTAATTGAATTTCAGTGCAAAGACAAACCAGAACTGACAACTCAATCAATTTTATGAATGCCTACAGTAGGATCCACAGCATGTTTCAAAGAATCTGcaacagtatttttattttttaaatagcCTACATGAGATATGGTATAAGGTCTCAATTCATGATCGGTTTAAGGCAGTTTGAGATTGAGATTTACAGCCTGTTTTTTCACCATATTGATGCTTCTCTCAGTAACAGTGGCCAGTGATCTTCCTAAAGGTATACACACTGCAACACTAGAGAAAGtaaacatttcctttatgttatACTTCCTGCGGCACATTAAGTCTGACTGAAACGTTGATTATTTTACCATTAATCGGGCTACATTTATTAAACTGCTGCAGGTACATTCTATCAgagttttaacatttttgttcaAATCACTGATATAAGCCACAGTATCAAACACTATAATGTTAGAGCCTGGCGTATTTCACAGCCAAAAAAGTATTCAGGCTTTTCACGACAACTCTACACACTAGCCTCCATTTCAATATTTAACACAGAATTCGCTCTTTTACAGGTGTCACTCATGCTGATAGCTGTAGTTCTGAGGTAATATCCTCACTGTACtttatacactgcctggccaaaattaaaaaaaagtcgccgtttggatttggagcctctggaggcagtgttatgatctggggttgcttcaattggtcaggtctaggctcaggaacattatgtggcaataacatgaagtcagctgagtacctgaatgtactgaatgaccaggttatcccgtCAATGGagtttttcttccctgatgacacgggcatattccaggatgacaatgccaagatcCATTGGGCTCAGATTGTGAAGGAGtagttcagggagcatgaggaatcattttcacacatgaattggccaccacagagtcctgaccttaaccccagtGAGGCCTTTGgtatgtgctggagaagactttatggAGTGGTTCGACTCTGTTGTTGTCAATACAAGGTCGtggccaaaaattaatgcaactctggacaGAAATAAACGTTGTGACATTGCAgaaggttgtcgaaacaatgccacggCAAATGCACGCAGTAATCAAAGCTTAAGGCGGTCTGacgaaatattagagtgtgcgacTTTTTTTGGCCAAAAAATGTGATACTTTTACATGACGAATGTAGTATATTTCATAGTGATATATATTTAGTTGCTCTTTACAAAAATGGGTTATTCAACATATCTGATGTTATGGTTACAATTAATGCATCGCTCATATTTGCGGTGCCGTTACAACTACAGATTTCCACATCTACTCCTCAGTCAGTTTGGACAATCCTTGACAAATCTGACATTgcaaaagccacacacacacacacacacacacacatacagatttggtcttgtgatttttatttttcaatttttataCTGCCTCTGATCTGATCTTACATAGGTTTTATTGTTTGCatacttttattattttgtgcACTTGCTATACCTTGCTATACTTCTTGTATTTTGCAgtttctgtgtaaatatttttgttactttttgcaaaacactttTTAGCACTTTGTAAGTTACTCTGAGATAAAATCATTGTTGTCATTCACATGCAAAATGCATCATTACAACAAAGCATGTTGTGAGACCAGTTTTGTGGAAGTCAGATTACTGTTAGTTGCACAATAAAATGTTTAGGTCCTCCTTTTCTGAACATAGGCAGTCAGTACTGTGACTTTAATCTGAAACTCATCTCCTTCCATAACCATACACTCTATGTTGCCATGTAAAGTGACATTTAAACGTTTAGGCAACAATAAGATGTTTAGGTCCTTTTCTGAACATGGACAGTCAGTACTGTAGTTTTACTCTGAAATTTCCCTCCATAACCATGCACCCTATGTTGTTgtgtaaagtgttttttttttatcagatgaCCGCTTACGCTTCACCACAGATGCCTCTCCTTGAAAAACTCCTATGACTTTAGGTCTTGTTTAAAatctcacagacactgacaaGTTGCATCCAAAACTTTCTGCGGAAAAGTGTTGTACCCTTTGGCATCAAACCTCatttacttaatttttttttttttttttaatttggccTTAGCAGCAATAGTAAAGCCTGTAAATATGAAAGTTTGTCAAACACCATGCCATGAATTGTGATGAACTGAAAGATATTTACATTAAGAAGTTTATAAGCACCAACTGATCGATTAGTTTAATATCAATGGACCTTTTTTATCTCACTATTATCACTTTtgataatgttgtgtgtgtttcgaaAGATGTGCAAACTGCTGTCAGATTAACAAGAAAGCTTGAtcagaatgttgattatttccattttcctctcatttcaGTCAGTGGATGACAGCAAAGAGTAAACAGAACTATCAGGAATTATCAGAGCTTCAGTTGCATGCTATAAATTAATCCAGGACCGATTAACACCAGCCCTGAGACTGAGTGCGCATGCCAGGTCAACAAATTCATAATGGCAGTGTCACACATTAAAGGACTTTATGTTTGTGCACATCTGTCAAAGACTTGATACATCTAAGGTTACAGCCAGGGGAAAATCTGaattctttcctttctttaatTCTTCTCATAAAACAAGTAAATCCTGTCAAAGGTCATGACTGAACGGCTGCGAGGCCAACTACAACAGGTCCCCCTGCTGTAACTGACAGGGAATTGCATTTGTATTTCCACGGGACCAATAAACACGACGCATATTTTCCCGACCAGACTATCATATGGCCTACGCTGAGAAGATGATGGTGGGCGAGATCTAAAATCTTTCAGTAGCATGAGGTCCCCTTAAGGGACAACACTCATGGCAATATAACATTTTCCTAGCAGTAGAGAAACACCTTATTTATTGAGAAATTTAAAGTGGGTGAATTAAAGGCTCTCGGAGTAAAATAGCTAAAGGAATAATAAAATATTGCTGGCAAACAAGTTCTTGGGAAAAAGAAACTGATTGATTTTTATGATGGATATAATGGTTATCACAAATGAGATAGCTGTGGGGGACAGAAATCGTATTTTTACATTAGGGACTATGATAAAAGCATATGAAAATTGGAGAGAAAGACGGTAAGTTTGAAGTACAGTAACTACACGTTAAAAACGGGTAGGATGTCTTAGTGAGAGAGT
This window encodes:
- the LOC115815252 gene encoding adenosine receptor A1 yields the protein MSSSPGMEPWEHVDMMYISIESTIALASVLGNVLVVLVVGLNRALRDPTFCFIVSLALADIAVGALVIPLAIVISLGLKTQFYSCLFLSCLLLIITQSSILSLLAIAIDRYLRVKIPTRYSIIVTQQRAWVGVCFCWLLSAITGLVPMFGWHNYDPTAGNSSDTVIACKFMTVMRMDYMVYFNFFGWVVVPLTIMTCLYAEIFRVIRRQLNLRAEATSDADKYYQKELKLAKSLALVLFLFALCWLPLHIMNCIVFFCPECDMPKSAMYVGIFMSHVNSAVNPLVYAFRIQRFRVTLLQIARRFLLCKGANASPCQQCPAPITEKTQVNL